In the genome of Lycorma delicatula isolate Av1 chromosome 8, ASM4794821v1, whole genome shotgun sequence, one region contains:
- the LOC142328908 gene encoding uncharacterized protein LOC142328908 — translation MKWSGVFAGLLVLVVVVVAEGEIWEEDEREVLVRSERGTKNNKEACRYEKGPWSECDTKTNTRTRTLTLKDKKKDSPATANCETTKTVQKKCKKACRYEKGTWSACSPQNKMVRTDTLRDKSDPSCEQSRQITRDCKNKGSRANKGGQRRNRQ, via the exons ATGAAGTGGAGTGGGGTCTTTGCTGGTTTGCTGGTGTTGGTTGTAGTTGTTGTGGCAGAAGGTGAAATCTGGGAAGAAGATGAAAGAGAAGTGCTTGTTCGTAGTGAAAGAGGCACAAAGAACAACAAGG aagcttGTCGTTATGAAAAAGGTCCATGGTCAGAGTGTGATACCAAGACTAATACCCGTACTAGGACTCttactttaaaagataaaaagaaagattctCCAGCCACTGCCAACTGTGAAACTACTAAAACTGTTCAAAAGAAGTGcaagaaag CTTGTCGATATGAGAAGGGTACTTGGAGCGCATgcagtcctcagaataaaatGGTACGCACAGATACATTAAGGGACAAAAGTGATCCATCGTGTGAACAGAGTCGACAAATTACAAGAGACTGCAAAAACAAGGGTTCACGAGCAAATAAAGGAG